Proteins from one Gossypium raimondii isolate GPD5lz chromosome 8, ASM2569854v1, whole genome shotgun sequence genomic window:
- the LOC105792151 gene encoding uncharacterized protein LOC105792151 isoform X3, which translates to MSSDTARENASVVDSSVTEWKNDMGNSDDLENEDGYPFKAQDLEHSHVADKRGKLCNKRYFIIKSLNHQNIQLSIDKGIWATQVMNEPILEDAFHNSGCVILIFSVNMSGFFQGYAQMMSSVGWRRDNVWSQGSGKGNPWGRSFKVKWLCLNHLPFQKTLHLKNPLNDYKPVKISRDCQELPQDIGEALCELLDVSNDVDVLLKRDDLASKRPCLEPPYSLGDQDYSVPPLHVPWPGTPMPYNPFFYQHQADPNRFHLTHPYTLATEYFPTSMGASKVASMKNSRINRNLTNLQINHDMSTQFDAWGLCAESPLASTLTEDDFLEMTYEEYLEAHGRTSKQLCRPVSVMIPSPTVQESTSGKHGDDSFMYLQKLKFGNRPAPFS; encoded by the exons ATGTCTTCTGATACTGCAAGAGAAAATGCATCTGTAGTTGATTCATCGGTGACTGAATGGAAAAATGACATGGGAAATTCAGATGATTTAG AGAATGAGGATGGCTATCCCTTTAAGGCACAAGACCTAGAGCATTCTCATGTGGCAGACAAAAGGGGCAAATTGTGTAATAAAAGATATTTCATCATTAAGAGTTTGAACCACCAAAATATTCAACTATCAATTGACAAAGGAATTTGGGCTACTCAAGTCATGAATGAACCAATTCTAGAAGATGCTTTTCAT AATTCCGGttgtgttattttaatatttagtgtCAACATGAGTGGTTTCTTCCAAGGTTATGCTCAAATGATGTCTTCTGTTGGATGGAGGCGAGATAATGTTTGGAGCCAAGGAAGTGGTAAAGGTAATCCTTGGGGCCGCAGTTTTAAGGTCAAATGGCTCTGCTTGAATCACCTGCCTTTCCAAAAGACTCTACACCTTAAGAACCCATTGAATGACTACAAACCTGTCAAAATCAGCAGGGACTGCCAG GAATTACCTCAAGATATAGGGGAAGCTCTTTGCGAGCTCCTTGATGTGAGTAATGATGTGGATGTTTTGCTGAAAAG GGATGATCTAGCTTCAAAGAGGCCTTGCCTAGAACCTCCATATTCTTTAGGAGATCAAGATTATAGTGTGCCTCCGCTGCATGTGCCTTGGCCTGGTACACCCATGCCTTACAATCCCTTCTTCTATCAACATCAGGCTGACCCAAATAGATTCCATTTAACACATCCGTATACTTTGGCTACTGAGTATTTTCCTACCAGTATGGGAGCATCAAAGGTTGCAAGTATGAAAAATTCTCGCATCAACAGAAATCTCACCAATCTACAAATAAACCATGATATGTCTACTCAATTTGATGCTTGGGGTTTATGTGCAGAAAGCCCACTTGCTAGTACCTTGACTGAGGATGATTTCCTTGAAATG ACATATGAAGAGTACCTAGAAGCCCATGGCAGAACCAGCAAACAACTATGCCGCCCTGTCAGT GTGATGATACCATCTCCGACAGTACAAGAGTCAACAAGTGGAAAGCATGGAGATGATTC CTTCATGTATTTGCAGAAACTCAAGTTTGGTAACCGACCGGCGCCATTCTCGTAA
- the LOC105792151 gene encoding uncharacterized protein LOC105792151 isoform X1, whose translation MSSDTARENASVVDSSVTEWKNDMGNSDDLENEDGYPFKAQDLEHSHVADKRGKLCNKRYFIIKSLNHQNIQLSIDKGIWATQVMNEPILEDAFHNSGCVILIFSVNMSGFFQGYAQMMSSVGWRRDNVWSQGSGKGNPWGRSFKVKWLCLNHLPFQKTLHLKNPLNDYKPVKISRDCQELPQDIGEALCELLDVSNDVDVLLKRDDLASKRPCLEPPYSLGDQDYSVPPLHVPWPGTPMPYNPFFYQHQADPNRFHLTHPYTLATEYFPTSMGASKVASMKNSRINRNLTNLQINHDMSTQFDAWGLCAESPLASTLTEDDFLEMTYEEYLEAHGRTSKQLCRPVSVMIPSPTVQESTSGKHGDDSNSSLVTDRRHSRKRTHNSS comes from the exons ATGTCTTCTGATACTGCAAGAGAAAATGCATCTGTAGTTGATTCATCGGTGACTGAATGGAAAAATGACATGGGAAATTCAGATGATTTAG AGAATGAGGATGGCTATCCCTTTAAGGCACAAGACCTAGAGCATTCTCATGTGGCAGACAAAAGGGGCAAATTGTGTAATAAAAGATATTTCATCATTAAGAGTTTGAACCACCAAAATATTCAACTATCAATTGACAAAGGAATTTGGGCTACTCAAGTCATGAATGAACCAATTCTAGAAGATGCTTTTCAT AATTCCGGttgtgttattttaatatttagtgtCAACATGAGTGGTTTCTTCCAAGGTTATGCTCAAATGATGTCTTCTGTTGGATGGAGGCGAGATAATGTTTGGAGCCAAGGAAGTGGTAAAGGTAATCCTTGGGGCCGCAGTTTTAAGGTCAAATGGCTCTGCTTGAATCACCTGCCTTTCCAAAAGACTCTACACCTTAAGAACCCATTGAATGACTACAAACCTGTCAAAATCAGCAGGGACTGCCAG GAATTACCTCAAGATATAGGGGAAGCTCTTTGCGAGCTCCTTGATGTGAGTAATGATGTGGATGTTTTGCTGAAAAG GGATGATCTAGCTTCAAAGAGGCCTTGCCTAGAACCTCCATATTCTTTAGGAGATCAAGATTATAGTGTGCCTCCGCTGCATGTGCCTTGGCCTGGTACACCCATGCCTTACAATCCCTTCTTCTATCAACATCAGGCTGACCCAAATAGATTCCATTTAACACATCCGTATACTTTGGCTACTGAGTATTTTCCTACCAGTATGGGAGCATCAAAGGTTGCAAGTATGAAAAATTCTCGCATCAACAGAAATCTCACCAATCTACAAATAAACCATGATATGTCTACTCAATTTGATGCTTGGGGTTTATGTGCAGAAAGCCCACTTGCTAGTACCTTGACTGAGGATGATTTCCTTGAAATG ACATATGAAGAGTACCTAGAAGCCCATGGCAGAACCAGCAAACAACTATGCCGCCCTGTCAGT GTGATGATACCATCTCCGACAGTACAAGAGTCAACAAGTGGAAAGCATGGAGATGATTC AAACTCAAGTTTGGTAACCGACCGGCGCCATTCTCGTAAGAGGACACATAACTCGTCCTAG
- the LOC105792151 gene encoding uncharacterized protein LOC105792151 isoform X2, which translates to MSSDTARENASVVDSSVTEWKNDMGNSDDLENEDGYPFKAQDLEHSHVADKRGKLCNKRYFIIKSLNHQNIQLSIDKGIWATQVMNEPILEDAFHNSGCVILIFSVNMSGFFQGYAQMMSSVGWRRDNVWSQGSGKGNPWGRSFKVKWLCLNHLPFQKTLHLKNPLNDYKPVKISRDCQELPQDIGEALCELLDVSNDVDVLLKRDDLASKRPCLEPPYSLGDQDYSVPPLHVPWPGTPMPYNPFFYQHQADPNRFHLTHPYTLATEYFPTSMGASKVASMKNSRINRNLTNLQINHDMSTQFDAWGLCAESPLASTLTEDDFLEMTYEEYLEAHGRTSKQLCRPVMIPSPTVQESTSGKHGDDSNSSLVTDRRHSRKRTHNSS; encoded by the exons ATGTCTTCTGATACTGCAAGAGAAAATGCATCTGTAGTTGATTCATCGGTGACTGAATGGAAAAATGACATGGGAAATTCAGATGATTTAG AGAATGAGGATGGCTATCCCTTTAAGGCACAAGACCTAGAGCATTCTCATGTGGCAGACAAAAGGGGCAAATTGTGTAATAAAAGATATTTCATCATTAAGAGTTTGAACCACCAAAATATTCAACTATCAATTGACAAAGGAATTTGGGCTACTCAAGTCATGAATGAACCAATTCTAGAAGATGCTTTTCAT AATTCCGGttgtgttattttaatatttagtgtCAACATGAGTGGTTTCTTCCAAGGTTATGCTCAAATGATGTCTTCTGTTGGATGGAGGCGAGATAATGTTTGGAGCCAAGGAAGTGGTAAAGGTAATCCTTGGGGCCGCAGTTTTAAGGTCAAATGGCTCTGCTTGAATCACCTGCCTTTCCAAAAGACTCTACACCTTAAGAACCCATTGAATGACTACAAACCTGTCAAAATCAGCAGGGACTGCCAG GAATTACCTCAAGATATAGGGGAAGCTCTTTGCGAGCTCCTTGATGTGAGTAATGATGTGGATGTTTTGCTGAAAAG GGATGATCTAGCTTCAAAGAGGCCTTGCCTAGAACCTCCATATTCTTTAGGAGATCAAGATTATAGTGTGCCTCCGCTGCATGTGCCTTGGCCTGGTACACCCATGCCTTACAATCCCTTCTTCTATCAACATCAGGCTGACCCAAATAGATTCCATTTAACACATCCGTATACTTTGGCTACTGAGTATTTTCCTACCAGTATGGGAGCATCAAAGGTTGCAAGTATGAAAAATTCTCGCATCAACAGAAATCTCACCAATCTACAAATAAACCATGATATGTCTACTCAATTTGATGCTTGGGGTTTATGTGCAGAAAGCCCACTTGCTAGTACCTTGACTGAGGATGATTTCCTTGAAATG ACATATGAAGAGTACCTAGAAGCCCATGGCAGAACCAGCAAACAACTATGCCGCCCT GTGATGATACCATCTCCGACAGTACAAGAGTCAACAAGTGGAAAGCATGGAGATGATTC AAACTCAAGTTTGGTAACCGACCGGCGCCATTCTCGTAAGAGGACACATAACTCGTCCTAG
- the LOC105792151 gene encoding uncharacterized protein LOC105792151 isoform X6: MSSDTARENASVVDSSVTEWKNDMGNSDDLENEDGYPFKAQDLEHSHVADKRGKLCNKRYFIIKSLNHQNIQLSIDKGIWATQVMNEPILEDAFHNSGCVILIFSVNMSGFFQGYAQMMSSVGWRRDNVWSQGSGKGNPWGRSFKVKWLCLNHLPFQKTLHLKNPLNDYKPVKISRDCQELPQDIGEALCELLDVSNDVDVLLKRDDLASKRPCLEPPYSLGDQDYSVPPLHVPWPGTPMPYNPFFYQHQADPNRFHLTHPYTLATEYFPTSMGASKVAKSPLASTLTEDDFLEMTYEEYLEAHGRTSKQLCRPVMIPSPTVQESTSGKHGDDSNSSLVTDRRHSRKRTHNSS, from the exons ATGTCTTCTGATACTGCAAGAGAAAATGCATCTGTAGTTGATTCATCGGTGACTGAATGGAAAAATGACATGGGAAATTCAGATGATTTAG AGAATGAGGATGGCTATCCCTTTAAGGCACAAGACCTAGAGCATTCTCATGTGGCAGACAAAAGGGGCAAATTGTGTAATAAAAGATATTTCATCATTAAGAGTTTGAACCACCAAAATATTCAACTATCAATTGACAAAGGAATTTGGGCTACTCAAGTCATGAATGAACCAATTCTAGAAGATGCTTTTCAT AATTCCGGttgtgttattttaatatttagtgtCAACATGAGTGGTTTCTTCCAAGGTTATGCTCAAATGATGTCTTCTGTTGGATGGAGGCGAGATAATGTTTGGAGCCAAGGAAGTGGTAAAGGTAATCCTTGGGGCCGCAGTTTTAAGGTCAAATGGCTCTGCTTGAATCACCTGCCTTTCCAAAAGACTCTACACCTTAAGAACCCATTGAATGACTACAAACCTGTCAAAATCAGCAGGGACTGCCAG GAATTACCTCAAGATATAGGGGAAGCTCTTTGCGAGCTCCTTGATGTGAGTAATGATGTGGATGTTTTGCTGAAAAG GGATGATCTAGCTTCAAAGAGGCCTTGCCTAGAACCTCCATATTCTTTAGGAGATCAAGATTATAGTGTGCCTCCGCTGCATGTGCCTTGGCCTGGTACACCCATGCCTTACAATCCCTTCTTCTATCAACATCAGGCTGACCCAAATAGATTCCATTTAACACATCCGTATACTTTGGCTACTGAGTATTTTCCTACCAGTATGGGAGCATCAAAGGTTGCAA AAAGCCCACTTGCTAGTACCTTGACTGAGGATGATTTCCTTGAAATG ACATATGAAGAGTACCTAGAAGCCCATGGCAGAACCAGCAAACAACTATGCCGCCCT GTGATGATACCATCTCCGACAGTACAAGAGTCAACAAGTGGAAAGCATGGAGATGATTC AAACTCAAGTTTGGTAACCGACCGGCGCCATTCTCGTAAGAGGACACATAACTCGTCCTAG
- the LOC128043070 gene encoding LOW QUALITY PROTEIN: subtilisin-like protease 4 (The sequence of the model RefSeq protein was modified relative to this genomic sequence to represent the inferred CDS: inserted 2 bases in 2 codons) — protein sequence MGKLVYSYKTVISGFAARLTEEEVQAMRTKKGFISAHPQRILCKQTTHTPRFLGLQQELGIWKESNFGKGVIIGVLDGGVLLDHPSFGDEGMPPPPEKWKGKSEFTACNNKIIGGRSFNIDGNMTKGKGVEPPNDEDGHGTHTASTAAGRFVNYADVLGNAKGMAAEMAPLAHLAIYKVCFGEDCAESNILAALDAAIEEGVDVLSLSLGEGGVPFFQDSIAIGGFAAMKNGIFVSCSARNSGPSNTTLSNEAPWLLTVGASTIGRKIVATAKLRNGEEFDGESIFQPNDFPSKLLQLVYAGMNGKQESALCGEGTLKGIDVKGKVVLCERGGGIARIAKGQEVKNAGGAAMILMNQETDGFSVSADVHVLPTTHVRYCAGLKIKAYLNSTAAPTATILFRGTVLGDLSSPSVASFSSRGPSLAXPGILKPDIIGPGVNFLAAWPFPLDNNINSKSTFNIMSGTSMSCPHLSGIAALLKSSHPTWSPAAIKSAMMTSTDLFNIGGKLIVDETLQPADVFATGAGHVNPSRADKTGLIYDIQPDDYIPYLCGXGYKDEEVGIIAHRSVKCSEKPSIPEGELNYPSFSIKLGPSQTYTRTVTNVGEANSAYEVKVWAPKGVDVIVKPSTLYFTELNQKATYSVTFTRVGSTYKTGEYTQEFIKWESAKYSVRSPIAVMFE from the exons ATGGG GAAGCTGGTTTATTCGTACAAAACGGTCATCAGCGGCTTTGCAGCTAGACTGACAGAGGAGGAAGTGCAGGCCATGAGAACGAAGAAGGGGTTTATCTCAGCACATCCTCAAAGGATACTGTGTAAACAGACAACACACACTCCTCGCTTCTTGGGGCTGCAACAGGAACTGGGAATTTGGAAagaatcaaattttggaaaaggTGTGATAATTGGCGTGCTGGATGGTGGAGTTTTGCTTGACCATCCTTCATTCGGTGATGAAGGAATGCCACCTCCACCGGaaaaatggaaaggaaaatCTGAATTTACAGCCTGCAACAACAAAATAATTGGTGGAAGGTCCTTCAATATTGATGGAAATATGACCAAGGGAAAGGGGGTTGAGCCACCTAATGATGAAGATGGACATGGGACTCACACAGCTAGCACTGCTGCAGGTCGGTTTGTAAACTATGCTGATGTGCTGGGAAATGCCAAGGGTATGGCCGCAGAGATGGCACCACTTGCTCACCTGGCAATTTATAAAGTATGCTTCGGAGAAGACTGTGCAGAGAGCAACATACTAGCTGCATTAGATGCTGCTATTGAGGAAGGTGTCGATGTGCTTTCACTTTCTCTCGGGGAAGGAGGAGTTCCCTTTTTCCAGGACAGCATAGCCATAGGCGGATTTGCAGCAATGAAGAATGGAATATTTGTTAGTTGCTCAGCTAGAAATTCTGGCCCTTCCAACACCACATTATCAAATGAAGCCCCATGGCTTCTCACAGTGGGAGCAAGCACCATAGGTCGAAAAATCGTAGCCACGGCAAAGCTTAGAAATGGAGAAGAATTTGATGGAGAATCCATTTTCCAACCCAATGACTTTCCTTCCAAGCTGTTGCAACTTGTTTATGCCGGCATGAATGGTAAACAAGAGTCTGCACTGTGCGGGGAGGGAACATTGAAAGGTATAGATGTCAAAGGCAAGGTGGTTTTATGTGAAAGAGGAGGTGGAATAGCAAGAATTGCTAAAGGACAGGAAGTGAAAAATGCTGGTGGTGCAGCTATGATTCTTATGAATCAAGAAACCGATGGCTTCAGTGTTTCAGCCGATGTTCATGTTCTTCCAACAACCCATGTAAGGTATTGTGCTGGGTTGAAGATAAAAGCTTATTTAAATTCAACAGCAGCACCTACAGCAACAATCTTATTTAGAGGAACCGTCTTAGGAGACCTGTCATCTCCCTCTGTTGCTTCCTTTTCGTCAAGAGGCCCCAGCCTGG AGCCTGGCATCCTGAAACCGGACATTATAGGCCCTGGCGTGAATTTTCTGGCAGCATGGCCATTTCCTCTTGACAATAACATTAACTCAAAATCCACTTTCAATATAATGTCTGGCACATCAATGTCATGCCCTCATCTCAGTGGCATTGCAGCCTTACTCAAGAGCTCTCATCCTACTTGGTCACCAGCTGCCATTAAATCTGCTATGATGACTTCTACTGACCTATTCAATATCGGAGGCAAACTCATTGTCGATGAAACACTTCAACCAGCCGATGTGTTTGCTACCGGTGCTGGCCATGTTAATCCATCCAGGGCAGATAAAACAGGATTGATTTATGATATCCAGCCAGATGATTATATTCCATATCTTTGTG TTGGCTACAAAGATGAGGAAGTTGGTATAATTGCACATAGATCAGTCAAGTGCTCAGAAAAACCAAGTATACCGGAAGGAGAGCTAAACTATCCTTCATTTTCCATCAAACTCGGACCATCTCAGACATACACAAGGACTGTGACAAATGTTGGTGAGGCAAATTCAGCCTATGAAGTTAAGGTTTGGGCCCCAAAAGGGGTTGATGTGATTGTGAAGCCTAGTACACTATACTTCACAGAGCTAAACCAGAAGGCAACTTACTCGGTAACATTTACTCGAGTTGGTTCAACTTATAAAACAGGTGAATACACTCAAGAGTTCATCAAATGGGAGTCTGCTAAATACTCTGTTAGGAGCCCAATCGCAGTAATGTTTGAGTAA
- the LOC105792151 gene encoding uncharacterized protein LOC105792151 isoform X4, with translation MSSDTARENASVVDSSVTEWKNDMGNSDDLENEDGYPFKAQDLEHSHVADKRGKLCNKRYFIIKSLNHQNIQLSIDKGIWATQVMNEPILEDAFHNSGCVILIFSVNMSGFFQGYAQMMSSVGWRRDNVWSQGSGKGNPWGRSFKVKWLCLNHLPFQKTLHLKNPLNDYKPVKISRDCQELPQDIGEALCELLDVSNDVDVLLKRDDLASKRPCLEPPYSLGDQDYSVPPLHVPWPGTPMPYNPFFYQHQADPNRFHLTHPYTLATEYFPTSMGASKVASMKNSRINRNLTNLQINHDMSTQFDAWGLCAESPLASTLTEDDFLEMTYEEYLEAHGRTSKQLCRPVMIPSPTVQESTSGKHGDDSFMYLQKLKFGNRPAPFS, from the exons ATGTCTTCTGATACTGCAAGAGAAAATGCATCTGTAGTTGATTCATCGGTGACTGAATGGAAAAATGACATGGGAAATTCAGATGATTTAG AGAATGAGGATGGCTATCCCTTTAAGGCACAAGACCTAGAGCATTCTCATGTGGCAGACAAAAGGGGCAAATTGTGTAATAAAAGATATTTCATCATTAAGAGTTTGAACCACCAAAATATTCAACTATCAATTGACAAAGGAATTTGGGCTACTCAAGTCATGAATGAACCAATTCTAGAAGATGCTTTTCAT AATTCCGGttgtgttattttaatatttagtgtCAACATGAGTGGTTTCTTCCAAGGTTATGCTCAAATGATGTCTTCTGTTGGATGGAGGCGAGATAATGTTTGGAGCCAAGGAAGTGGTAAAGGTAATCCTTGGGGCCGCAGTTTTAAGGTCAAATGGCTCTGCTTGAATCACCTGCCTTTCCAAAAGACTCTACACCTTAAGAACCCATTGAATGACTACAAACCTGTCAAAATCAGCAGGGACTGCCAG GAATTACCTCAAGATATAGGGGAAGCTCTTTGCGAGCTCCTTGATGTGAGTAATGATGTGGATGTTTTGCTGAAAAG GGATGATCTAGCTTCAAAGAGGCCTTGCCTAGAACCTCCATATTCTTTAGGAGATCAAGATTATAGTGTGCCTCCGCTGCATGTGCCTTGGCCTGGTACACCCATGCCTTACAATCCCTTCTTCTATCAACATCAGGCTGACCCAAATAGATTCCATTTAACACATCCGTATACTTTGGCTACTGAGTATTTTCCTACCAGTATGGGAGCATCAAAGGTTGCAAGTATGAAAAATTCTCGCATCAACAGAAATCTCACCAATCTACAAATAAACCATGATATGTCTACTCAATTTGATGCTTGGGGTTTATGTGCAGAAAGCCCACTTGCTAGTACCTTGACTGAGGATGATTTCCTTGAAATG ACATATGAAGAGTACCTAGAAGCCCATGGCAGAACCAGCAAACAACTATGCCGCCCT GTGATGATACCATCTCCGACAGTACAAGAGTCAACAAGTGGAAAGCATGGAGATGATTC CTTCATGTATTTGCAGAAACTCAAGTTTGGTAACCGACCGGCGCCATTCTCGTAA
- the LOC105792153 gene encoding anthocyanin synthase → MVTSVLPRVESLASSGIQSIPKEYIRPQEELTSIGNVFEEEKKEEGPQVPTIDLTEIESEDKEVRERCRQELKNAAMEWGVMHLVNHGISEELMDRVRKVGQKFFELPVEEKEKYANDQSSGNVQGYGSKLANNASGQLEWEDYFFHLIFPEDKRDLSIWPKIPSEYTEVTSEYARQLRGLASKILSALSICLGLEEGRLEKEVGGLEELLLQLKINYYPKCPQPELALGVEAHTDISALTFILHNMVPGLQLFYQGKWVTAKCVPNSIIMHIGDTIEILSNGKFKSILHRGLVNKEKVRISWAVFCEPPKDKIILKPLPETVSETDPPLFPPRTFAQHIEHKLFRKTQDNLSN, encoded by the exons ATGGTGACCTCAGTGCTACCTAGAGTAGAAAGCTTGGCAAGCAGTGGGATTCAATCAATCCCGAAAGAATATATCAGGCCTCAAGAAGAGCTTACAAGCATAGGTAACGTGtttgaagaagagaaaaaagaggaAGGGCCTCAGGTTCCGACCATCGATTTGACAGAAATCGAGTCGGAGGACAAAGAGGTCCGGGAAAGATGTCGGCAGGAGCTGAAAAATGCTGCCATGGAATGGGGTGTGATGCACCTTGTTAACCATGGCATCTCCGAGGAGCTCATGGATCGTGTTAGGAAAGTTGGGCAGAAATTCTTTGAACTCCCTGTGGAGGAGAAAGAGAAGTATGCCAACGACCAGAGCTCTGGGAATGTTCAGGGCTATGGTAGCAAGCTTGCTAACAATGCTAGTGGGCAGCTTGAGTGGGAGGACTACTTCTTCCATCTTATTTTTCCTGAGGATAAGAGAGACTTGTCAATTTGGCCTAAAATCCCCAGCGAGTACAC TGAAGTTACAAGTGAGTATGCAAGGCAACTGCGAGGCCTAGCGAGCAAAATACTTTCAGCACTATCAATTTGCTTGGGATTAGAAGAAGGAAGGCTAGAGAAGGAAGTTGGTGGCCTGGAAGAGCTTCTTCTTCAATTGAAAATCAATTACTACCCCAAGTGTCCACAACCAGAACTCGCTCTCGGTGTCGAAGCTCACACCGATATAAGTGCACTCACTTTCATTCTCCACAACATGGTTCCTGGCCTCCAACTCTTTTACCAAGGCAAGTGGGTGACCGCTAAATGTGTTCCCAACTCCATCATCATGCACATTGGAGACACCATCGAGATCCTCAGCAATGGAAAGTTCAAGAGCATTCTCCACAGGGGTCTGGTTAATAAGGAGAAGGTTAGGATCTCATGGGCAGTTTTCTGTGAGCCACCGAAGGATAAGATCATCCTTAAGCCACTCCCGGAGACTGTCTCTGAGACCGACCCTCCACTGTTCCCTCCTCGTACCTTTGCTCAGCATATCGAGCATAAGCTGTTCAGGAAGACCCAGGATAATCTGTCCAACTGA
- the LOC105792151 gene encoding uncharacterized protein LOC105792151 isoform X5, whose product MSSDTARENASVVDSSVTEWKNDMGNSDDLENEDGYPFKAQDLEHSHVADKRGKLCNKRYFIIKSLNHQNIQLSIDKGIWATQVMNEPILEDAFHNSGCVILIFSVNMSGFFQGYAQMMSSVGWRRDNVWSQGSGKGNPWGRSFKVKWLCLNHLPFQKTLHLKNPLNDYKPVKISRDCQELPQDIGEALCELLDVSNDVDVLLKRDDLASKRPCLEPPYSLGDQDYSVPPLHVPWPGTPMPYNPFFYQHQADPNRFHLTHPYTLATEYFPTSMGASKVAKSPLASTLTEDDFLEMTYEEYLEAHGRTSKQLCRPVSVMIPSPTVQESTSGKHGDDSNSSLVTDRRHSRKRTHNSS is encoded by the exons ATGTCTTCTGATACTGCAAGAGAAAATGCATCTGTAGTTGATTCATCGGTGACTGAATGGAAAAATGACATGGGAAATTCAGATGATTTAG AGAATGAGGATGGCTATCCCTTTAAGGCACAAGACCTAGAGCATTCTCATGTGGCAGACAAAAGGGGCAAATTGTGTAATAAAAGATATTTCATCATTAAGAGTTTGAACCACCAAAATATTCAACTATCAATTGACAAAGGAATTTGGGCTACTCAAGTCATGAATGAACCAATTCTAGAAGATGCTTTTCAT AATTCCGGttgtgttattttaatatttagtgtCAACATGAGTGGTTTCTTCCAAGGTTATGCTCAAATGATGTCTTCTGTTGGATGGAGGCGAGATAATGTTTGGAGCCAAGGAAGTGGTAAAGGTAATCCTTGGGGCCGCAGTTTTAAGGTCAAATGGCTCTGCTTGAATCACCTGCCTTTCCAAAAGACTCTACACCTTAAGAACCCATTGAATGACTACAAACCTGTCAAAATCAGCAGGGACTGCCAG GAATTACCTCAAGATATAGGGGAAGCTCTTTGCGAGCTCCTTGATGTGAGTAATGATGTGGATGTTTTGCTGAAAAG GGATGATCTAGCTTCAAAGAGGCCTTGCCTAGAACCTCCATATTCTTTAGGAGATCAAGATTATAGTGTGCCTCCGCTGCATGTGCCTTGGCCTGGTACACCCATGCCTTACAATCCCTTCTTCTATCAACATCAGGCTGACCCAAATAGATTCCATTTAACACATCCGTATACTTTGGCTACTGAGTATTTTCCTACCAGTATGGGAGCATCAAAGGTTGCAA AAAGCCCACTTGCTAGTACCTTGACTGAGGATGATTTCCTTGAAATG ACATATGAAGAGTACCTAGAAGCCCATGGCAGAACCAGCAAACAACTATGCCGCCCTGTCAGT GTGATGATACCATCTCCGACAGTACAAGAGTCAACAAGTGGAAAGCATGGAGATGATTC AAACTCAAGTTTGGTAACCGACCGGCGCCATTCTCGTAAGAGGACACATAACTCGTCCTAG